The Babylonia areolata isolate BAREFJ2019XMU chromosome 22, ASM4173473v1, whole genome shotgun sequence genome contains a region encoding:
- the LOC143297235 gene encoding DNA-directed RNA polymerase III subunit RPC3-like, whose amino-acid sequence MRTILRHCEKTTDPGAPDTLPVSFNEIHSQLPKDKTMTRHTLEQWLKLMTESMPEFISKVDESGGGTYTINTFRALQALCTAHVESVVEERLGSKAKRIFQVIIQNKHLEQDTIERCVLMPAKQSRALVYRMFKEHFIRVSELSKTPDHVASRTFYLMSVDLKQIARLLLDNGYQSLKNLLLSRQHTLSDAKRLLEKQERVEAIIMSLGLPASYAHGDDGDREGVEVDEVKKEQVDAILETITPAEKQHLKKVKALTQHLELAEQSLISSTILTLESYLAMTYHPPPVKPTKSLLD is encoded by the exons ATGCGTACGATTTTACGGCACTGCGAGAAGACGACAGACCCTGGTGCCCCTGACACTTTGCCTGTGTCCTTCAATGAG ATCCATTCCCAGCTGCCGAAGGACAAGACGATGACCAGGCACACTCTGGAACAGTGGCTGAAGCTGATGACAGAGAGTATG cCTGAGTTCATTTCCAAAGTTGATGAGAGTGGAGGAGGCACATACACAATCA ATACTTTCAGAGCTTTGCAAGCCCTTTGCACTGCTCATGTTGAATCTGTCGTGGAAGAGAG GTTGGGTTCAAAGGCAAAGCGCATCTTTCAAGTTATCATCCAGAACAAGCATTTGGAGCAAGATACg aTCGAGCGCTGTGTGTTGATGCCAGCCAAACAAAGCAGAGCGCTGGTGTACAGGATGTTCAAAGAGCATTTCATCCGAGTCTCA GAATTATCCAAGACACCAGATCATGTGGCGTCCCGCACCTTCTACCTCATGAGTGTGGATCTGAAGCAGATAGCTCGCTTGTTGCTGGATAATGGATACCAG agccTGAAGAATCTGTTGCTGAGTCGCCAGCACACACTGTCAGATGCAAA GCGGCTGCTGGAGAAGCAGGAGCGTGTGGAGGCCATCATCATGTCTCTGGGCCTGCCAGCCAGTTACGCCCACGGGGATGACGGGGaccgggagggggtggaggtggatgagGTGAAGAAGGAGCAGGTGGACGCCATCTTGGAGACCATCACCCCCGCTGAGAAGCAGCACCTGAAGAAAGTCAAGGCTCTCACCCAACA TTTGGAGCTGGCGGAGCAGAGCCTGATCAGCAGCACCATCTTGACCCTGGAGAGTTACCTGGCCATgacctaccaccccccacccgtcaAACCCACCAAGAGCCTCTTGGACTGA
- the LOC143297044 gene encoding DNA-directed RNA polymerase III subunit RPC3-like, which translates to MWKADLAVHILRESHGELVASIGKCLLQSGSFTLKELENATKINQTKIRKALLILIQHGMVEYHQNKHNMLEYKIYVDRVINQIYAHKEVQCAGLLYGDAAEIMVEELLHDGRLPLHTLVESVTNKLNEAIKAQGADLREVQPSYVQDKFERLVATHFIKRCNVPVKNAKGKVVSVEPLPAKLMFTVPPKSAAGTAAKVKQEHAEAEPSAKKPRMSQEGGSDDTIYWEVNHARFLHHFRDQMLVSAVANTLDSEKAAEIMRTILRHCEKTTDPGAPDTLPVSFNEVNYFQSNMSD; encoded by the exons aTGTGGAAAGCAGATCTTGCGGTGCATATTTTGAGAGAATCACATGGGGAGCTAGTAGCTTCCATTGGAAAATGTTTACTGCAGAGCGGGTCATTCACGCTGAAAGAGCTGGAGAATGCAACAAAGATTAACCAGACAAAG ataaGAAAGGCTCTGCTGATTTTGATTCAACATGGAATGGTGGAATATCATCAGAACAAACACAACATGTTGGAGTACAAGATTTATGTGGACAGGGTGATCAACCAAATATATGCTCACAA GGAGGTGCAGTGTGCAGGACTTCTGTACGGCGATGCTGCAGAGATCATGGTGGAGGAGCTGCTTCATGATGGTCGTCTTCCCCTACACACACTTGTGGAGTCCGTCACCAACAAACTGAATGAAGCCATTAAGGCTCAGG GAGCAGACCTGAGAGAGGTGCAGCCCAGCTATGTACAGGACAAGTTTGAGCGTTTGGTGGCCACTCACTTCATCAAGCGCTGCAACGTGCCAGTCAAAAACGCCAAAGGCAAAGTTGTCTCAGTGGAACCACTCCCTGCAAAACTGATGTTCACCGTGCCTCCCAAGTCGGCAGCTG GCACCGCTGCGAAAGTGAAACAGGAACATGCTGAAGCAGAGCCGTCGGCCAAAAAACCCAGGATGTCACAGGAA GGCGGTTCTGATGACACGATCTACTGGGAAGTCAACCATGCACGATTCCTGCATCATTTCCGTGACCAGATGTTGGTTTCCGCCGTGGCAAACACTTTGGATAGTGAG AAAGCAGCAGAAATTATGCGTACGATTTTACGGCACTGCGAGAAGACGACAGACCCTGGTGCCCCTGACACTTTGCCTGTGTCCTTCAATGAGGTGAACTACTTTCAGTCCAATATGAGTGATTGA
- the LOC143297045 gene encoding NAD-dependent protein deacylase sirtuin-6-like, which yields MSVNYAEGLSAYGDKGKCGLPETFDSPEVVERKVQELVKMVRASSFTVFHTGAGISTSAGIPDFRGPKGVWTLEQRGEKPQVDITFESARPTFTHMALVALHKAGIVQYVVSQNVDGLHLRSGFPRDRLSEVHGNMFMEQCKKCRAQYIRNKCVPTMGEKLTGNICTRRKTRSICRGALHDTVLDWEASLPQYDLQRAEEYSRKAKLSVCLGTSLQIIPSGNIPLQTKKNRGKLVIVNLQPTKQDKKCNLKICTYVDTVMEKLCQALGVEVPHFLQPVVHIRSLCAADSKWKPFPLETVIDEELLPRKQDTDADEKTHPGKEDTDADEKPHPGKQDTDADEKPHPGKQDTDADEKPHPGKQDTDADEKPHPGKPDTDADEKMKSHILGNKTLMLMKSLCLGNKTLMLIKSHRLGNATESRCDLKTETGSHIADTEQLSPTKNCDLAGEEIKEDVSLKSQSDEKHPSQDILEGGDMKTEDEEKMSDSLTAKAHDSSSSSPLTGSHSQGSESHRNTVEADKSDDSSSHCSFKDGDANLSEVTDKVCSSSKRNTADADSSESAAKKIRLDLSDSCT from the exons ATGTCAGTCAACTATGCTGAGGGACTGTCAGCCTATGGTGACAAGGGGAAATGTGGACTGCCAGAAACATTCGATTCTCCTGAAGTGGTGGAAAGAAAAGTGCAAGAACTTGTGAAAATGGTTCGTGCCAGTTCTTTCACTGTCTTCCACACAGGGGCTGGTATCAGCACTTCTGCAGGCATTCCAGATTTCCGAGGACCAAAAG GTGTGTGGACACTGGAGCAGCGTGGAGAAAAACCACAGGTGGATATAACCTTTGAGTCAGCTCGACCCACTTTCACTCACATGGCCCTTGTGGCGCTACACAAGgcag GCATTGTACAGTATGTAGTCAGTCAAAATGTGGATGGCTTACACCTTCGCTCTGGATTTCCTCGTGACCGACTGTCTGAGGTCCATGGCAACATGTTCATGGAGCAGTGTAAGAAGTGCCGTGCACAG TACATACGGAACAAATGTGTGCCAACAATGGGGGAAAAACTTACTGGCAACATTTGCACACGGCGAAAAACCAGAAGTATTTGCAG gggcgCTCTACATGACACAGTGCTGGACTGGGAGGCCTCTCTACCACAGTATGACCTGCAGAGGGCTGAGGAGTACAGCAG GAAAGCCAAGCTGAGCGTGTGCCTGGGCACCAGCCTGCAGATCATCCCAAGCGGCAACATCCCCCTGCAGACGAAGAAGAACCGTGGCAAGCTGGTCATCGTCAACCTGCAGCCCACCAAGCAGGACAAGAAGTGCAACCTGAAGATCTGCACCTACGTGGACACGGTGATGGAGAAGCTGTGCCAGGCGCTGGGGGTGGAGGTGCCGCACTTCCTGCAGCCAGTGGTCCACATCCGCTCCCTCTGCGCCGCTGACTCCAAGTGGAAACCTTTCCCACTGGAAACGGTCATCGACGAAGAGCTGCTGCCCAGGAAACAAGACACTGATGCTGATGAAAAGACACATCCAGGGAAAGAAGACACTGATGCTGATGAAAAGCCACATCCTGGGAAACAAGACACTGATGCTGATGAAAAGCCACATCCTGGGAAACAAGACACTGATGCTGATGAAAAGCCACATCCAGGGAAACAAGACACTGATGCTGATGAAAAGCCACATCCAGGGAAACCAGACACTGATGCTGATGAAAAGATGAAAAGCCACATCCTGGGAAACAAGACACTGATGTTGATGAAAAGCCTCTGTCTGGGAAACAAGACACTGATGTTGATAAAAAGCCACAGACTGGGAAAC GCGACTGAATCTCGGTGTGATTTGAAAACAGAAACTGGCAGCCATATCGCAGACACAGAGCAGCTGAGCCCCACAAAGAATTGCGATCTGGCAGGAGAAGAAATCAAAGAAGACGTTTCTTTGAAGTCGCAGTCTGATGAAAAACATCCGTCCCAAGACATTTTAGAAGGCGGTGATATGAAAACTGAAGATGAAGAGAAGATGAGTGACTCGCTGACTGCCAAAGCGCatgattcttcatcttcttcgcccCTCACAGGCAGTCACAGTCAAGGATCTGAATCTCACAGAAATACTGTTGAAGCCGATAAGTCCGACGATTCCAGTTCCCATTGTTCCTTCAAAGACGGTGACGCAAACTTGTCTGAAGTGACTGATAAGGTGTGCAGTTCTTCTAAAAGGAACACAGCGGATGCCGACAGCTCTGAGAGTGCAGCCAAGAAAATCAGACTGGATCTGTCTGATTCCTGCACATGA